The Juglans microcarpa x Juglans regia isolate MS1-56 chromosome 8D, Jm3101_v1.0, whole genome shotgun sequence genomic sequence ACTTAATACTTTTCTTTATATGACTCACGACTTCACTTCACATCACATGTATTTTCATTCTCTATTTAAAAGTCTCGTAATGGCAAATGAAtcgaaaaaaatcatttttccacttccacccaatcatgtcttttttttctaatccaGCATACTTAATATTGATAGAGAAGAATTGCAACAATATAGTAGCTCTTTGCTATTGTCAATATTCAAAATACATCTAGATAGATTATCTACGGGTAGGCAACTAAATGCTAAATTGATTATTGTACATTATGTTATTGAGTGCGCATATCGATTTTGAAGTCAATAAATTTTGTTAGTACTCTAATCTTTTcgattttgtaatatttggcCAATCTGCACTTgtactttaaaatataacatcTAAATTGACTTGAActgtaaattaattataagaaatgatatttatagttataaagtatgtaaatattacatattcattttaaataaaatgagtaaatatgaaactcatataaaagaattaatatttttaataataaatcttattttttttttaaaaataattcacaacacttatataatttataattatatctaacattatattatatatattgaattgaaagaaattacatatatcatatcattaagCCTAGATAGAAagtaaatttaagaaatatctACCGGCAAGTCATAAATGGAGGCACTGTATGCATACAAACAATcataaaagttgtaatgtcGATGCCATTGGCAGTTCGAACAATTAATATATGTGACAGATCAGGAATCATTGGTTGAGAGAGGGCGTCCGAATCATTGGATACTGAAATCTAATGGTAGCAATAGCattgaactctctctctctctccctctccctctccctctccctctccctctccgaCCAAACACAGAGCACGCCAAACAATGCAATTATGCTCCACTAGAGTCTGGTCCCACCACGTACGTACAAGTGAACAAAAACATATTCGAAGCATCCAAAAAAAGCAACTGTAGTAACTCACTACCCCTCTTCCACTGCACAACACGCTCACTCCATGGCAATGGCAATATACTGATACGGCCATACTTACACACAAACTGATCTCCTAGGACTCCATTTCTCCAAACTCAATACAAGTTACAACCACATCCGTCTTCTCTACGACTCCCCATCTCTGCACCCTTATAGCCCTCGGCCCCTCTTCTCGGCCTCTCTCTTCCACACACGTACACGGGGACGCACGCAACAATGCCGCCCCTTTCCCTACTCTccctccacctcctcctcctcttcttcagCTTCATAAACTTTTGTCACTCCAGAAACACCACTACTGCTGAATACTTGAAGCTACCGTTGCTTCGCAAGAACCCATTGCCATCCCCAACCGAGCTTCTCTCCTCCGACGCGCACCGCCTCTCGCTCCTCCACCATCGGGGAACCCTCAAGTCCCCAGTAGTCTCCGGTGCCCCCTCAGGCTCCGGCCAGTATTTCGTCTCCCTACGCCTTGGTACCCCGCCCCAAACCATCCTCCTCGTCGCAGACACCGGCAGCGATCTCATCTGGGTCAAGTGCTCTGCCTGCAGTTCCAACTGTTCATCTGCTGCTACCACCTCTGCTTTCATCGCCCGCCACTCCTCCACATTCTCCCCTCACCACTGCTTCGACTCGCAATGTCGACTCGTTCCCCACCCGTCTAACTCCCACTGTAAGAAGCGCCCCCTCCACACCCCTTGCCGCTACGAGTACACCTACTCCGACGGCTCCGTTACAACCGGCTTCTTCTCTAAAGAAACAGCCACATTGCGCACCAGTTTCGGGAGAGAGGCCAGACTGAAGAGCCTCGCCTTCGGGTGCGGGTTCCGGTTATCGGGTCCGAGTGTTACTGGCGCCAGCTTCAATGGAGCTCAAGGGGTCATGGGTCTGGGCAAAGGACCCATTTCTTTCTCCTCCCAACTGGGCCACCGATTTGGTAACAAGTTCTCGTACTGTCTCCTGGACTACACCATATCACCTCCTCCGACGAGCTTTTTGACCATCGGAAACATCGTTCCTCGGACCTCTGAAATGAGCTTTACTCCCTTGCAGACGAACCCTCTATCTCCCTCCTTTTACTACATTGGGGTCCAGAGCATCTCTGTGAACGGTGCCAAGTTAAACATCAACCCCTCCGTATGGTCCATTGACGAGCTGGGTAACGGTGGCACGGTCATAGACTCCGGTACCACACTGACCTTCCTGGCTGAACCGGCTTACCGTCAAGTTATAGCTGCTGTGAAACGGCGGGTTAGGAGGCTACCGAGTCCTGCTATCATGCCCACACTTGGATTCGATCTCTGCGTGAACGTGTCGGGCGTGCCGAGACCGAGTCTGCCTAAAATGAGTTTCAAACTGGTAGGGAACTCGGTGTTGTCGCCGCCTCCAAGGAACTACTTCATAGAAGCGGTGGACCGAGTCATGTGTCTGGCGATTCAACCCGTTAGTTCGGAAACCGGATTCTCGGTGATAGGGAATCTGATGCAACAGGGGTTTTTGTTCGAGTTTGACAGAGACAGATCGCGGCTCGGTTTTTCACGTCATGGCTGCGCCTTACGGTGACTGAGCCGATCGAGGACTCGGTAATTTAAAATCCCCGAGCTGctttcgttttcattttttaaaacctcaTTAAGTTTTATTACAAGAAATCAGCAGAAGCAATTATTTTTCGATGACTGTGTGAATTTTGTCTCCAAGATATGGAcgtcctttttattttctcaagaCTGCTAAGGAACAGGAAAGTGAGAGGCTGGTAAAGAGTTTTATGATCTCTTGTGATTACCTCTGTCAtgtctgctgctgctgctgctgaggCCTTGCTCCGATTTATGtctctgttttttttgttttccttcatgAGTTCATTGGAAACTGTATTACGAACATATATACCATGTTTAAGAAAACATAGCCTATACTTTCAGGGGGACAGAAAGCAAATTATGCAGGACTGCATGGGATGAACTCCCCCCCATAAATGGAACTAATCAAGCCGTTCTGTAGAATTAAAAGAGATCACTTAAATCGTAAGCTATATCTCCTTCAAGTAGAGTAACATCTAAATTTAGACTACTGTTTTAATGTGGCAAAATACCCTACAGATCAGTCTCCGGCCCCTTACATGATTGGCAGACTTATCGGGTCGAAGCTGCTTCCAGCTGGTACCGGTACCTCCTCAAAGACATCTCTAACATTTATTTGCATTTATATGTTTGCTTTGATCATTCCAACCATAAATGCAGAACGCAAGTGTACCCATCctttcttttactttctttctttgctttgtAGGATTAGGACCTACTTTTTTCGATTTAAACTTAGATTATGATATTCTAATGTGTTATTGCAGCAGTGTAAAGGGTATAACGAAatcgaattttaaaaatagaataaatatagatagaagtcactaTTGAGAGCATCTATTTTGCatatatgatgtgacatcatTTAAATCACACTTAAGTGAGTATTAGAAataatcaattaaaaatacaataaatacaaAGTGTATACTGTTACGATGACctttttttaacatcatttttaaaaattattataaaaaaagaagaggggGAATACAGCCACAAAATTCGCTGGAGTGAGACATGACTAGCTGACCTTATTTGGTTAACAGCCTTTCAAAAGTGACGGATATGCAAACAAGCTGGCCGTATGCATAGAGTTATCATATTTTTGGGCACCacgatgatgataatgatgaaatTCCATTTTTCGATTCACGTGATGTACATACTGCACAGTGCATGGCCGTTGGATCGGATTCGTGCGCCTCATAATTACGCGCGAGATCAGAAAATATTCCTTTCCTCTCTTGGAGATCAGCAATAATGTGACATGATTTAATAGAAGTTTCAAAATTTGTCAGTCACTTCCTTAATgataatgtttttattaaggagATATAAAAACTGGCCTCGGTTTGTAACCatacaaaatagaaaattacaaACTGGCCAAGGGAATTCAATATTAAAccagttaattaattaatcaagagAATTTGATTCAACAATGAACTGATCATAAGTGCTTAACTGATAGAACGTATAAGTAAGATCaattttagattatttgtaCCAAAGcccaaaaaataagaataatggaGCAATTAGAATGGCCTAGGTTGCCTTAATTTGAGAGTCTCCAAAGAAGGGGATACCATTTCACCAAAGTGGGTTTCTTTGCATGAATGGGGACCGAGAAATGTGAAAACTCAAGGGTGGAAATGCTTGAGTTGAGCAAAAGATAACGAGGCTTAAGAAAGGTATTGTGATTCctaagtatgtatatatatatatatatatatatatatatatatattctatagtTTTCATGGGTTTACTTTTCTACTATACTTTTCATGGTTTAAGTAAACCCACTATAAATTTAGTTGAATAGTTCGGAAGAGGTACTAATATGATAAAGcctttttttaaacaataggataaaactcaataatgGACCAggccaatttttaaaattaaaaaaatgtgtgagTTTTcttaataagtttaataaaccttttactttttaaaccAACAAAAACTATGTAAATGGTCGATTGGAAACTATTTCAATGAACAAGAGATGTTTAAAGTGAggtaattacttttttttaaaaaaaagataaaaataggTCCAAATTAACAATTATCTACCTTTCGGCATGCAGAGGACTTGTCGATTTTAgactatatttaaatattgagatgagttgagttatgaatagtaatattttatgagtctcactaaaataaatatttttttttttaaattgagttgagtttaactttttaaattaaaatgtatgaTTTAATTAGACtgagatagatttaatttttttataaaaaattaaaaaaaaaataaatattattaataattaatttaaaataaattcagtTGAATTTATCTTCCAAACATAGTTATTTGTTAATGCATACGCCCGTAGAGAAGGGTTTacacatttttgttttgtttttttttaaaagaaaaaattaacatGTACATTTGGTGATATCTAAAATAGTCATATCAAGAGCCTTTTGATGGAAGATGAAGTGACCGACAACGACTATTTTGACCGGTCCCCATGCATTTCTTTTTGGTCATTCAAAATCAATTatgatgttgttgttgttgttgttgggttCATGGTTAGCTTAGTGCAGTACTAGCTAGGTCATGACTCATGATCATGTTGGGGGTGGTTCTATGTTAATATTGTATACGATGCTCTCCTGCAGTCAATATAAATTAAGTTTCTAGATGCCCTTTTTAAGGATTATATACTTATACCTCATTTTATAACAAACTTGCAACATGAAGGTAAACATGAACCGTACCCATATTTAATGCAAAATAAATGAAGTGGGGCGATGCATTAATCATGATCCGAATTACAGTACTGTTCTTCGATCGTTTTGGTTTCTTGACCTATTTGGTACAAGATAATTAAAACAGTACATGCATGAATCTCTTGCTACTGTCCTACAAACTTAAATCATATATAAGAGAATTATGTAGCGCACGACGTTCATATATCGGGAccctcatataaatataagtGTTTTGACTGTTACTACATGAGATCGCTCTGCTTATAACAGAACTCATATCATAATAATCATCCAATAATAACTCTTATTTTGCTCACTAAATCCgtcaagaataatatatatcacaCGATATTGGATTGGATAATTAGAtgatattatatgatatgatatgagataattttaaatgagttgaataaaaatattattattattattattatttaaaaatttaaaaaggttaaattatttattatattttatataaaatttttaaaaaattaataataaaataagataagatagaaTGAAAATCCAAACACGGTGTTATTGTGAAGGGTCATACTTCAGCCCCCGCTGGGCTTagcatgtaattttttatgtttattttttatatagattttttatatagagtttttttacacttaaatatttttaaaaaataaaaaaatttaaaatatcattaaaaaatattttcttaatcagaaagtaaaaaaaaaatcattaagaaaatattttttaataatattgtaatttttattttatttttttaaaatattaaaaatatttatataaaaaaaaaattaaaaaaatacataaaaaaacacTTGAGTCCAACGGAGCCCCCAGCGGGGCatctagcattttcctattGTCAATCTCAAAAATTGACTGGATCAGTTACCGTAGTCTTGGGTGCAGTCCCAATTGCAGCTTTAACAGCCTATGTTGCATGTGTGGCACACAGAGAAGGCCTTAATAATTAGCAGCCTGACATGcatggcagagagagagagagagagagagatcagagttACTGCGTTTCAAGATGAATGGAGGTCTAATCAGTAAAAACAGACATAAAGAGCGACATGTGTGcgggggagggggagagggagagggagagggagagggccATGTGATGGGCATTAGTGATCGAAGACCTACCTCTCTATCGCTACCAAggcaaaatttatttatttaagatttgtaaCTGACATTACTCTCCTCCCTAAAAATTCTCTTTTTCAACTATTTATTTCTAGAAGAGAAGGATGGATGTATATAGCTAGCGTTTGCCAACACTATCAAATATCATGCAAATTAATGAATGGTCTCTTTTATGGATCATAATACTTAATGCACACATGATGATGATCGAGGTTTAGCATTCTGAAATAATCCCGTACGTCTGTATTTATAGCTAGATATATTGTTTGTGCCACAATATTCCATCATCAAATATGCATGCTTGCATGCATGAGATACAGGCCAGAGAGATATGCACGCAGAAAGTCTTGGTCTTTGCAGCTTGGTAACAATGTCAACGAAACAAAACTTTCTTgaaatatgagatgagttgagataaaagttaaaagttatataaaatattgttataatatatattttttaatattatttttgttttgaaatttaaaaaagttaaattacttattttattttatatgagaatttaaaaaaattataatgattaaatgtgatgagattaaatgaattgtgaaaataaataaagccttAGAAGCTACACAATCCAACATGTCAGACGTATGGAGAATGAAGCTGCTCATCGATTAGCTAGACATGCTTGGCATGTAGATGACATCTCCATTTGGTGGGAATCTTGCCCTGAGGTACTTATACAACAGATTGTATGGATGGACAAGCGTTTGCAATACTTTGTTATTCGATGAAACTTGattaactatataaaaaaaaaaatatcgaaatGATTATAGTTTCTCATTTCTACTAAGCACCTAAAGAGTAATTAGCTTTCAGCAACATTTATCACAATGTCACATTGGACTCGATCTTTTTATCCATGCAGCATGTATATGATGCTCGATCGCACTCAAAAGGTACGCTAGCCTTGAGTGACATAATAAAACCAACCAACATTAATGCCAAAGCTTATATATAGACCCACTGTATATTGACATGGTTTTAGCTCATGATGAAAACGCGCGCAGGTTACGCATTAACCCAAGTCACCGTCTCTCACAACATTATGTTTATCCCTTGGAAAAGTCGCTCTgggattcatgaatttcttTGAAAACTAGTCAATGCCCAAAAGGCCTGATCTACATATAGAAAGAGAGAGTTCAGAATTGTGGACGTACAGCGACTGTATGGGCACAAGATATCCTTTGAGGGGGCAGTACTGGCTGGCCCAAGATAGAGTCGTGGGTGGTGGAGCTGGCTCAAACTAATCAGCCCATCAGAGAGCTagcccatgcatgcatggattcaCGCAAGAGATCAACAGATCACTATCGATTGAGTACGTACTAATTCGTTATTATAGCCCAACACTTTTTGGTAATTAAGGCCCTTCCGGGTTTCGGCACCTCTCATTAACGTACAGACCTTGCTTGCTTGCCTGCCATGCATGATCGAGCCAAGAGAatggaaattaagaaaaaagggTCTTATTAATTCATGTGTATAAATACGCAAAACGGTACCTGTCCTGTAATTCAAGGTTAGCTCCGGTGCATAGGGGCTGGCTGGCTGTCCATGACACGACCATGATCACTCTGTACGCGTCTGCCTTCATCTACTGGATTTATATCTCTAATATTACATGAGTTGGATTCTTGGAATGTTGTATGGGCCTAATTTGGATCTATCGATCCCACCTCATTGTGATAGTACGTCGACGTATATATGTATTGCTTTCAATTATTTGACTACTTAAagaaaaaaccatatatatatatatatatatatatcataattgtAAGAAGGCACTAATTACATGGAAATGATCACGGACAGGGCATGATCTAATTTTGATCAGAACTAGGGGACGTATGTATGTATAAGAAAGCTAATTCGCAAATGTAAGGATCAGATCATCAAGAATTGCGGTTAATAATTTGAGTTTGTCGATCAATATAtaattggaaaatgatttactcaCGACATTTTATACAACACATTGTACaacaatgtgttaaatgagaagtatttttataaaacatcttataaaagtaacataattttacaaaaatatctatcatttaatatattgttgTACAATGTGTTGTATAAAATGTCGTGGGTATATCATTACTCGATAACAAACAGAATAGACTTACACATGTTCAATAAAACTCATCCCaggcataaaaaaaaacttagtaaaaaaataactaacctATACAATAATCTAAACAAATAAAACACTAAAGTAAAAAACCAGAATAAATAAAGCTAAACATGCCTATTTCTTGAAGCAAAATAAAACTATGAACTATCATTAAAACCGAATACTAGCTTACtctattagctagctaggttgacCAATATCGTAAcaagatattatttattaatttgcagCTCTCAGCGAAATGTGAAGAATGAGCTATGTAGATTAATTTAGTGGGATTGCGACTTCTTAGTCAAGATCAgtactaattataaattaattggttggaaagaaataaTGAAGGGTATTGTTTTTGGATAAGTTCAATTAATCAGGATATAATGTCATGAGCTCGAGATTTTATTTGCTTAATTCAATAAGCTAGCtgtaattaatttatcttaCAATTTATTCATGTGGgaattaatgaattaattagattattaattaatggagATGATAATGAAATGATATCTCATTATTTGATGACAAAGCTAGCAGCTTGCAgctctatatataatttgaaagcTAACTTTCTCTCGTAAAGTCTTTCCTTCCTTCAAATAAGATGATCTAATTCATTGATCCCCAACAAGAATCACTGTACTTCTCTTTTTTGTCTGGTGTATGCGACCTTGTCTCATTTAGACGTTgctttatatatgcatgcttttaAACAGTATGATCATGATTAGAACAACCACACTTTACTCTTTACTAGTAGTATATATCATCATGCATGTATGCTTAATTTGcagttatgtatatatatatatggaaaataggCCTGTGCAGAAAATTTAATGGACCCGGTCTGTCCGATAGATCCGATCTAACTCACCCGATAAACCCgatctaacaaaaaaaaaattatttctttacttgttcatttatttgtttctctgGATCCATTTGTGTAATGCATCGGCATTATGATTTGCCTTcctaatgataaaaaaatatctgtgTGCCCGTGGAATCGGGATTTCCTTTTTCTATATAGTAATGTGCATGAGAATGTCTTGACTGTTTGGAAATATGGCTGGAGATGCTGGTGATGAACCCAAGTGTTGTGTTTCGttttctgcaaaaaaaaaaacaaaaaaagaacgGATCCAAATGGTCGGTTGGGTCAGTTCACTTTCACCAACCATCTCCTGCGGACCGGGTTGGGTCGGGCCCAAAAGTTGCTTGGGCGGGTCATGTTGCAagcgtgtgtgtgtatatatatataaattaattaatgtgcATTTGACAtgaattagctagctaggccgGTTAATTAATAAGTGGCCGGCCGGGGTATTGGCGTATCATATATAGTTCATGATTAGCATTCAATTAGGATTTGGATTATAATTACTTTCCAATAAGAGATGGAGTAACTCACATTAATGATGCGCACATGTGATCAATTGCAAGCAAGCCTATAGCTGCAAGAGGCCTTCCGGCGAAGCAAGCATGAATCATTTTGCACCCAACAGCAAgcgctagctagctgcatgcagCTCActactcctcctcctcctctaagCCCCCGGCCCCTTTTTGCGCACTTGCATGCACTTCCTCATCATGTGTCTTAAATTAATGGCaataataattacatattataatatttataatatataaaattaaggcTTAGagtagtacgtacgtacctttAGGTTTGATCATGATCAGCGCGCttatcacatgatttaagaGACAAAATTAATTAGGAGGAATTAACTTTCGGCCCGGCCGGGACAAATGAATTATATTTAGATCGATCgagcttttgttttttgttttttgttttttttttttttttttgtacttattGAAAGAGACGTCGATCGACTTAAGGAGGTGGGGcgagaatatgattattatcaACAGAAACGCACTGTCCCACTTTGGGGACACATCGTTTGGAAACTTTGGATTGGTATGTTTTTTTGACTCTACAAATTAagcctttcttttttaattttctttcccttttctttttaagtactcttggacaaagaaaaataactttgttCATCCTAAAATTGATTAATGGAACGGCGGCTGGAAATGCGAAATTCATGATCtgtcaacatatatatatatatatatatatatatatatatatatctatatctatattgCTCcactagtagtagtagtagtagtagtagtagtagtagtagtactgctgCTTTTGATGATCTGCGAAGATATATAGATAATCTGATCGTCCTGTGGAATTTGGGTGAAAGCTGAGTTTGAATTCGACCCCGGCCACTCAGAGATTTCCAGATGCAAAAGCTAACCAAGAGATCATGATTTCTAACCCTCCATTAAACCAGTTGACATATTGGACTATGGATTCTATTTTACTTACAAATTAAATACGTACAAGCTGGCCATTTGTCTATATGCTATGAATCTGAGATATTAAGACTGCATGGTCAGAATTGGCTTTCTCTTCAGAAGATCAAGCCAAATATTAATTAGGCctgcttgctagctagctaggatcctccaaatcttatatatatatataatatggtgcTACTTGCAAATTAATATCTCAGTATTAATGGATCGAATAGTGATGATATTATATGTAgattaatgttatatacagtcgaAGTATGCAAGCACTGTGCactcgttttgaaaaatagtggagtctaatattgttaaaaattattattattttcattggatcccgtatttatttatttttttaaaatgattgcgttgcgcttgcacactcacgattgTAAGTATCATTTATCTTATACGGAGCCTTCAATAGAAAAACATGTTCATATATAAAAGCAAATTAACGTTCAGtcaatttttgttaaatattcgTGCATAACCTTCAGTTTTGGTATATTCCTGCACAAATtgatcatgcatgtatatatatgccagggaaaaaaaaaaaaaaaaggtcctcTACAGTCGGCCTATTGATCATGCATCCATAACTATATGATAACTTTTATAAGCCtcttcaataaaatcttattattttgaattCAATTAATCTATCAAAATCAGACatgattgaaataaataataataatattttattaaagagttttgtaaaagttgtaaattaaatagttgtctatatatatacttttttaactcaaaataCTCTAGCCTGAGGAAGACATACATgtgtatttataatttataggctgatcaaaaataaaaattcagcTTTACACCGACtcctacaaatatatatatatatatatatatatatatataatggccCTCGGGCCCAGAGATTACTTGATCCGCAATTGCTGCACTTGCACTCTCGCCTTTCACTTCCGTTATCGATCCAGAACTTGCAAATTGGGAAAATGCAAATAATTATTAAGACAATTATTATAGTAATGAGAATTGTTATATATACAAAGagaatacataaatataaatttataaattgatgtagtttcatgtgatccgttaaatctactttacaataaaaataattttacaatttaacgtactaTATCAAGCCACATAGATTAagttttatgtaatctctttatacCTAAAGGATTTCTCCATAGTAATTACTAATGAAGACAATCTTGCGTGGccgagaaaagaaaaatctttcgTGGAACACATGCTCTATTATTTTAAACCACGGGTGTACGAATCCTATAAAACTTTtgggtttctttctttttcttggtaaGATCACTTGAATCTAAAGCCAACATATTAACAGTCACAGTACGTACATTACCCCAAtccaaataagagaaaaaacattaaagttaaaTTAATGCTGTCGATATATGATcttcttaattataaattggGAAAGTTGATATCGATCGGTGACCATGTTTGAAACATGCTAATTAATTCTATGCATATATACCCAATAGTTTTGATTCGTAATTGGGGgaggatgcatgcatgctgatGGACTCAAAAAGATTAATGTTGATGCAGATACAACCAAAAAATTACTTAGTGGGaataataaatgattaatataatgTTAATGACTTGTTTAATCTTGTAATTATAGAACATATATAGCCGATGCATGACGTAGTACTACAACCCGACAATTAAAgtgaaagctagctagctagattatTGATGGATTCCTAAAAAGTTACTTATAAACCCCCCCGGCCAGCCCTTGTGGATC encodes the following:
- the LOC121243418 gene encoding aspartyl protease family protein 2; amino-acid sequence: MPPLSLLSLHLLLLFFSFINFCHSRNTTTAEYLKLPLLRKNPLPSPTELLSSDAHRLSLLHHRGTLKSPVVSGAPSGSGQYFVSLRLGTPPQTILLVADTGSDLIWVKCSACSSNCSSAATTSAFIARHSSTFSPHHCFDSQCRLVPHPSNSHCKKRPLHTPCRYEYTYSDGSVTTGFFSKETATLRTSFGREARLKSLAFGCGFRLSGPSVTGASFNGAQGVMGLGKGPISFSSQLGHRFGNKFSYCLLDYTISPPPTSFLTIGNIVPRTSEMSFTPLQTNPLSPSFYYIGVQSISVNGAKLNINPSVWSIDELGNGGTVIDSGTTLTFLAEPAYRQVIAAVKRRVRRLPSPAIMPTLGFDLCVNVSGVPRPSLPKMSFKLVGNSVLSPPPRNYFIEAVDRVMCLAIQPVSSETGFSVIGNLMQQGFLFEFDRDRSRLGFSRHGCALR